In Hydra vulgaris chromosome 06, alternate assembly HydraT2T_AEP, a genomic segment contains:
- the LOC136080946 gene encoding uncharacterized protein LOC136080946 gives MHKLYQELNKDQNQLIVGYHFYYAIFMYNFNLGIGHPATDTCSTCHAFKLAMKDVNLSDASKQTKTALYILHRRKARKFYSLLNDIRPNEITICFDMMENLVLSKLPIGEAYYSRQLYLYVLGVVVHRGNQTQHLNINFFIWLECENCKDSNMICSALQHFLVAYLFDLCSNALVLRLFSDSCYGQNKNINMVSMLLSLRKQHFRNLLITHTFPERGHSYLPANRVFGHVQQDIKKHEQILEPDIYRDILNKVFVFGQDWSALDFKAEVKKFVKTIKTFQIGEGKKLIIKSNYLEIAQCSYHSEPTSHCLLKKGKK, from the coding sequence atgCATAAACTTTACCAAGAACTAAATAAAGATCAAAATCAGTTGATTGTGGGATATCATTTTTACTAtgcaatttttatgtataattttaatcTTGGCATTGGTCATCCTGCTACAGACACATGCTCTACTTGCCATGCCTTTAAACTGGCAATGAAAGATGTAAATCTCAGCGACGCCTCAAAACAGACCAAAACAGCTTTGTACATTCTCCATAGAAGAAAAGCACGAAAGTTTTACAGCCTTCTCAATGATATACGACCAAATGAAATAACTATTTGCTTTGATATGATGGAGAATCTGGTTTTGTCAAAGCTGCCTATAGGAGAAGCCTACTATTCTCGGCAACTCTATCTTTATGTACTAGGCGTTGTTGTACACAGAGGCAACCAGActcaacatttaaatattaactttttcatcTGGTTGGAATGTGAAAATTGTAAAGATTCCAATATGATTTGTTCAGCGTTACAGCATTTTTTGGTTGCATATCTTTTTGATTTGTGTTCAAATGCATTGGTTCTTCGTTTATTTTCTGATTCCTGCTatggacaaaataaaaacataaacatggTGTCAATGCTTCTTTCTTTGagaaaacaacattttagaAATCTTCTTATCACTCATACATTCCCAGAACGAGGGCACTCCTACCTTCCAGCAAATAGAGTGTTTGGTCATGTTCAGCAGGATATCAAAAAACATGAGCAGATTCTAGAACCTGATATCTATAGAGACATTCTCAACAAAGTGTTTGTTTTTGGTCAGGATTGGTCAGCTTTAGACTTTAAAgcagaagtaaaaaaatttgtgaaaacaataaaaacatttcaaatagGCGAgggaaaaaaattgattatcaAATCTAATTATCTGGAAATAGCACAGTGCAGCTATCATTCTGAGCCAACCTCACATTGCCTACTTAAGAAAGGTAAGAAATAG
- the LOC136081186 gene encoding uncharacterized protein LOC136081186, giving the protein MIARRDTPALIISDNAKTIVSTARWLRRLQRDPLINEYLGEMNIKWKFNLARSPWWGGFFERMVGLVKRSLHKAAGRIRLTFERLKEVLIDIENTLNNRPLGYIENDIQLPILTPNMILHRKGITIPSENAEDDDDEDFKNKTTTRTIRYTTNART; this is encoded by the coding sequence ATGATTGCAAGAAGGGACACACCTGCACTCATAATAAGCGACAATGCTAAAACAATTGTAAGTACTGCAAGGTGGCTCCGACGATTGCAGAGAGACCCGCTGATAAACGAATacttaggtgaaatgaacataaAATGGAAGTTTAATTTAGCAAGAAGCCCATGGTGGGGAGGTTTCTTTGAAAGAATGGTGGGGTTAGTAAAAAGATCATTACACAAAGCAGCTGGAAGGATTCGTCTGACTTTCGAACGACTTAAAGAAGTTTTGATTGATATTGAAAATACGTTGAATAACCGACCATTAGGATATATCGAGAACGATATTCAACTTCCGATATTAACACCAAACATGATTTTACATAGGAAAGGTATTACGATCCCTTCCGAAAATGCAGAAGATGACGATGATGAAGATTTTAAGAACAAAACGACTACACGAACAATACGGTATACCACAAATGCAAGAACTTAG